One genomic window of Desulfurococcus mucosus DSM 2162 includes the following:
- a CDS encoding 2-oxoacid:acceptor oxidoreductase family protein codes for MLYEILFFGRGGQGAVTAANILVEAAMMEGKHGQGFPFFGAERRGAPVTAFARISDKPILRHGMFSEADIIVVLDPGLLDLGVVKRGVLRENGVVVVNTEKDHIPPGSLNHRGRARIYRVDATRIARELGLVIAGWPVVNTSMLGALAKATGLIGVESVEKAIGDYFGGKAGELNKLAAERAYGETKLVLEV; via the coding sequence ATGCTATATGAAATACTGTTCTTCGGGAGAGGCGGGCAGGGCGCTGTAACAGCCGCCAACATACTCGTGGAGGCTGCAATGATGGAGGGAAAGCATGGTCAAGGCTTCCCCTTCTTCGGCGCGGAGAGGAGGGGAGCCCCTGTGACAGCGTTCGCACGGATCAGCGATAAACCCATCCTGAGGCACGGCATGTTCAGCGAGGCCGACATCATAGTTGTGCTAGACCCAGGACTACTGGATCTAGGCGTGGTTAAGAGAGGAGTGCTCAGGGAGAATGGTGTAGTAGTGGTTAACACTGAGAAAGACCACATACCTCCCGGTAGCCTGAACCACCGTGGCAGGGCAAGGATCTACAGGGTAGATGCCACAAGGATAGCGAGGGAGCTGGGGCTGGTTATAGCTGGATGGCCCGTTGTGAACACAAGCATGCTGGGGGCCCTTGCCAAGGCAACCGGGCTCATAGGTGTTGAAAGCGTTGAGAAGGCCATCGGGGATTACTTCGGGGGGAAAGCAGGCGAATTAAACAAGCTGGCTGCTGAACGTGCTTACGGGGAGACAAAGCTGGTTCTCGAGGTGTAA
- a CDS encoding 4Fe-4S binding protein, with product MGVRVIQPKVGVLPLTRPGEGVAGKTGSWRTEKPVVDQGRCTRCYQCEIYCPVNVIRVEPETGAVIDYEYCKGCGVCADVCPVNAISLVEEVR from the coding sequence ATGGGTGTACGCGTGATCCAGCCTAAGGTAGGCGTGCTACCGTTAACGAGGCCGGGTGAAGGAGTAGCAGGTAAAACAGGCTCCTGGAGAACCGAGAAGCCGGTTGTGGATCAAGGGAGATGCACCAGGTGCTATCAATGCGAGATATACTGCCCTGTCAACGTGATAAGGGTGGAGCCCGAGACAGGTGCGGTAATAGACTACGAGTACTGTAAGGGCTGCGGGGTGTGCGCGGACGTGTGCCCCGTGAATGCGATAAGCCTCGTTGAAGAGGTGAGGTGA